The following coding sequences are from one Ancylobacter sp. TS-1 window:
- a CDS encoding lytic transglycosylase domain-containing protein produces MNASRLLGASLAIALISVSSANIASAKSIFEKHSDIDATSSSRSLSSPNSLAALVDREARANGVPVALARAVVRIESNWNARLTGRAGEVGLMQIKHQTARGVGYTGSRAALYEPANNIRYGMRYLAGAYRLAGGDTCGTVLRYQGGHGARRMSSAARSYCSKARTIMASN; encoded by the coding sequence ATGAATGCTTCCCGTCTCCTCGGTGCTTCGCTCGCCATCGCCCTCATCAGCGTATCCAGCGCGAACATCGCCAGTGCCAAGTCGATCTTCGAGAAACACTCCGATATCGACGCGACTTCTTCATCCCGCAGCCTCTCATCCCCGAACAGCCTCGCCGCTCTGGTCGATCGTGAAGCCCGCGCCAATGGCGTGCCGGTCGCCCTCGCCCGCGCCGTGGTACGCATCGAGAGCAACTGGAACGCCCGCCTGACCGGCCGCGCCGGCGAGGTCGGCCTCATGCAGATCAAGCACCAGACCGCCCGGGGCGTCGGCTACACCGGCAGCCGCGCCGCGCTCTACGAGCCCGCCAACAATATCCGCTACGGCATGCGCTATCTCGCCGGCGCCTATCGCCTCGCCGGCGGCGACACCTGCGGCACGGTCCTGCGCTATCAGGGCGGGCACGGCGCCAGGCGCATGTCGTCCGCCGCGCGCAGCTATTGCAGCAAGGCCCGCACCATCATGGCGTCGAACTGA
- the dapB gene encoding 4-hydroxy-tetrahydrodipicolinate reductase, whose translation MATRIILAGATGWVGRALAPALAAAPDLELVAGVSRSHAGADLGTAQGGAASGVPVFASVGEALSVPADVLIDYTKPGVVKANARAALEAGLAVVIGTSGLGAEDYAELDAVARAKGLGLLAAGNFSITATLLKRFTLEAAKYVADVELIDYASAGKPDAPSGTGRELAETLAGIRQPATSRPVSEVVGVPATRGGAFGEGPREVRVHALRLPSFVLGVEAIFGAPDERLTIRHDAGSSAAPYVAGTLLAARKVQGWVGVKRGLDTLLD comes from the coding sequence ATGGCCACCCGCATCATCCTCGCCGGCGCCACCGGATGGGTCGGCCGCGCCCTCGCGCCGGCCCTCGCGGCCGCGCCCGACCTTGAACTCGTGGCCGGCGTTTCCCGCTCTCATGCCGGCGCCGATCTCGGCACCGCGCAGGGCGGCGCGGCGAGCGGCGTGCCGGTCTTCGCCAGCGTCGGCGAGGCGCTGTCCGTCCCCGCCGACGTGCTGATCGACTACACCAAGCCCGGCGTGGTGAAGGCCAATGCGCGCGCCGCGCTGGAGGCCGGGCTCGCCGTCGTCATCGGCACCTCGGGGCTCGGCGCGGAGGACTATGCCGAGCTTGACGCGGTGGCGCGCGCCAAGGGTCTCGGCCTGCTCGCCGCCGGCAATTTCTCCATCACCGCGACGCTGCTCAAGCGCTTCACGCTGGAGGCGGCCAAGTATGTCGCCGATGTCGAGCTGATCGACTACGCCTCGGCCGGCAAGCCGGACGCGCCGTCGGGCACCGGCCGCGAGCTCGCCGAGACGCTGGCCGGCATCCGCCAGCCCGCCACCAGCCGCCCGGTCTCGGAAGTCGTCGGCGTGCCCGCCACGCGCGGCGGCGCCTTCGGCGAGGGCCCGCGCGAGGTGCGGGTGCACGCGCTGCGCCTGCCTTCCTTCGTGCTCGGGGTGGAAGCGATTTTCGGCGCCCCGGACGAGCGCCTCACCATCCGCCACGACGCCGGCTCCTCGGCCGCGCCCTATGTCGCCGGCACGCTGCTGGCCGCGCGCAAGGTGCAGGGCTGGGTCGGGGTGAAGCGCGGGCTCGACACGTTGCTCGACTGA
- a CDS encoding extensin family protein produces the protein MARGVSWFLVAPLVLLGLSGCKFGLFDQREPWRSEAEERCLAEGRVKPSAFIVPDRELNGPGTCGMDHAFRITAFSEGSVEVSPRATLACPMTSAVDQWLTQDVQPAAMAWFGQPVVKVKQMSSYSCRRMNGAATGKVSEHAYGNGLDIGGFVLADGREISVKKDWKGAADARGFLRTVQADACERFTVVLAPGSNVYHYDHIHIDLMRRASGSSTCKPAAQRPVPPRLPVYKAPAYKPPQGGWQSGPMSSGAETETGADGAEGYDGDYGAGPEASAPVYGTPPAQASVPAPARARPVEARMTPTQSYPTQAYPASAYPAPSRAPAYPAGAGGVGAPMVLSPQPDPYGAAPQGYPPQTYPAPSYPAQAAPSAYPPPAAYPTASDYPSAPASPYPASPYPYPAAAPAPAPPAGRKNAPGLLPPASVPLAKWLGLDPTPTGSTGDVRSFTTERQFASPIPAPDGQ, from the coding sequence ATGGCGCGCGGCGTTTCCTGGTTTCTCGTAGCCCCGCTCGTCCTTCTGGGGCTCTCCGGTTGCAAGTTCGGGCTGTTCGATCAGCGCGAACCCTGGCGCTCGGAAGCTGAGGAACGGTGCCTGGCGGAGGGCCGCGTAAAGCCCTCCGCCTTCATCGTCCCCGATCGGGAGCTCAACGGCCCCGGCACCTGCGGCATGGACCATGCCTTCCGCATCACCGCTTTTTCCGAGGGATCTGTTGAGGTTAGCCCGCGTGCGACGCTGGCCTGCCCGATGACCTCGGCCGTCGACCAGTGGCTGACGCAGGACGTCCAGCCCGCCGCCATGGCCTGGTTCGGCCAGCCGGTGGTGAAGGTGAAGCAGATGTCGTCCTATTCCTGCCGGCGGATGAACGGCGCGGCGACCGGCAAGGTCTCCGAGCACGCCTATGGCAACGGGCTCGACATTGGCGGCTTCGTGCTCGCCGACGGGCGCGAGATTTCGGTGAAGAAGGACTGGAAGGGCGCCGCCGACGCGCGCGGCTTCCTGCGCACGGTGCAGGCGGATGCCTGCGAGCGCTTCACCGTGGTGCTGGCGCCCGGCTCCAACGTCTACCATTACGACCACATCCATATCGACCTGATGCGGCGTGCCTCGGGCAGCAGCACCTGCAAGCCGGCGGCGCAGCGCCCGGTGCCGCCGCGCCTTCCGGTCTACAAGGCGCCGGCCTACAAGCCGCCGCAGGGCGGCTGGCAGTCCGGGCCGATGTCCTCGGGCGCCGAGACCGAGACGGGTGCCGATGGCGCGGAGGGCTATGACGGCGACTATGGCGCCGGCCCCGAGGCGTCCGCGCCGGTCTATGGCACGCCGCCGGCGCAGGCGTCCGTGCCCGCTCCCGCGCGCGCCCGGCCGGTGGAGGCGCGGATGACGCCCACGCAGAGCTACCCCACGCAGGCCTACCCCGCATCCGCCTACCCCGCGCCATCCCGCGCCCCGGCCTATCCGGCCGGCGCCGGAGGGGTGGGGGCGCCGATGGTGCTTTCGCCTCAGCCGGACCCCTACGGCGCCGCGCCGCAGGGATATCCGCCGCAGACCTATCCGGCGCCCTCCTACCCGGCCCAGGCGGCGCCCTCGGCCTATCCCCCGCCGGCCGCCTATCCCACGGCGTCGGATTACCCGTCGGCGCCGGCAAGCCCTTATCCCGCCAGCCCCTACCCCTATCCTGCGGCCGCTCCGGCTCCGGCGCCGCCAGCAGGCCGCAAGAACGCGCCGGGCCTGCTGCCGCCGGCCAGCGTGCCGCTGGCGAAATGGCTCGGGCTCGACCCGACGCCGACCGGCTCGACGGGAGATGTGCGCTCCTTCACCACCGAGCGGCAGTTCGCCAGCCCGATTCCCGCACCTGACGGCCAGTAG
- a CDS encoding NAD(P)(+) transhydrogenase (Re/Si-specific) subunit beta, giving the protein MNANLVAVLYLVSGVLFILALRGLSSPVTSRQGNLFGMVGMTIAIVTTLAASPPAGLGGWALVLGGLALGGGAGAVIAKKIAMTQMPQLVAAFHSLVGLAAVAVAAAALYAPGAFGIGAPGEIHAQALIEMSLGVAIGAITFTGSVIAFAKLNGNMSGKPILLPGRHVINAGLALLIVVLVGVLTVTESHTVFWLIVIASLVFGGLLIIPIGGADMPVVVSMLNSYSGWAAAGIGFTLGNTALIITGALVGSSGAILSYIMCKGMNRSFVSVILGGFGGDASAGPAGGAETRPVKQGSAEDAAFIMKNAAKVIIVPGYGMAVAQAQHALREMADKLKEEGVEVKYAIHPVAGRMPGHMNVLLAEANVPYDEVFELEDINSEFAQADVAFVIGANDVTNPAAKTDPTSAIYGMPILDVERAKTVLFIKRGMAAGYAGVENELFFRDNTMMLFADAKKMVEDIVKNLNH; this is encoded by the coding sequence ATGAACGCCAATCTGGTCGCTGTCCTCTACCTCGTCTCGGGGGTCCTGTTCATTCTGGCGCTGCGCGGGCTGTCCAGCCCGGTGACGTCGCGCCAGGGCAATCTGTTCGGCATGGTCGGCATGACCATCGCCATAGTGACGACGCTGGCGGCCTCGCCGCCGGCGGGGCTCGGTGGCTGGGCGCTGGTGCTCGGCGGTCTGGCGCTGGGCGGCGGCGCCGGCGCGGTGATCGCGAAGAAGATCGCGATGACGCAGATGCCGCAGCTGGTGGCGGCGTTCCACTCGCTGGTGGGCCTTGCGGCGGTGGCGGTGGCGGCGGCGGCGCTCTACGCGCCGGGGGCCTTCGGCATCGGCGCGCCGGGCGAGATCCACGCGCAGGCGCTGATCGAGATGAGCCTGGGCGTGGCGATCGGCGCCATCACCTTCACCGGCTCGGTGATCGCCTTCGCCAAGCTGAACGGCAATATGAGCGGCAAGCCGATCCTGCTGCCGGGCCGGCACGTGATCAATGCGGGCCTGGCCCTGCTGATCGTGGTGCTGGTCGGCGTGCTGACCGTGACCGAGAGCCACACGGTGTTCTGGCTGATCGTGATCGCCAGCCTGGTGTTCGGCGGCCTGCTGATCATCCCGATCGGCGGCGCCGACATGCCGGTGGTGGTGTCGATGCTGAACTCCTACTCGGGCTGGGCGGCGGCGGGCATCGGCTTCACGCTGGGCAACACGGCGCTGATCATCACCGGCGCGCTGGTGGGCTCGTCGGGCGCGATCCTGAGCTACATCATGTGCAAGGGCATGAACCGGAGCTTCGTCTCGGTGATCCTGGGCGGCTTCGGCGGCGACGCCTCGGCGGGCCCGGCGGGGGGAGCGGAGACGCGCCCGGTCAAGCAGGGCTCGGCCGAGGACGCGGCCTTCATCATGAAGAACGCGGCCAAGGTGATCATCGTGCCGGGCTACGGCATGGCGGTGGCGCAGGCGCAGCACGCGCTGCGCGAGATGGCGGACAAGCTGAAGGAGGAGGGCGTCGAGGTGAAATACGCCATCCATCCGGTGGCGGGGCGCATGCCCGGGCACATGAACGTGCTGCTGGCGGAAGCCAACGTTCCCTATGACGAGGTGTTCGAGCTGGAGGACATCAACTCGGAGTTCGCGCAGGCGGACGTGGCCTTCGTCATCGGCGCCAACGACGTGACCAACCCGGCGGCCAAGACCGACCCGACCTCGGCGATCTACGGCATGCCGATCCTGGACGTGGAGCGGGCGAAGACGGTGCTGTTCATCAAGCGCGGCATGGCGGCGGGCTATGCCGGCGTCGAGAACGAGCTGTTCTTCCGCGACAACACCATGATGCTGTTCGCCGACGCCAAGAAAATGGTCGAGGACATCGTCAAGAACCTCAACCACTGA
- a CDS encoding proton-translocating transhydrogenase family protein: MANPATGDAVAQNAVEGARMAAEVARQAAQAAQAYAEAAAQNYADIAGQAAGAAAHALTGGAIDPFVFRLAIFVLAVFVGYYVVWSVTPALHTPLMSVTNAISSVIVVGALLAVGVDTVAEGTEWARGFGFIGLVLASVNIFGGFLVTSRMLAMYSKKK; encoded by the coding sequence ATGGCCAATCCGGCAACGGGCGACGCGGTCGCCCAGAACGCGGTCGAGGGAGCGCGCATGGCGGCCGAGGTGGCGCGCCAGGCGGCACAGGCGGCGCAGGCCTATGCGGAAGCGGCGGCACAGAACTACGCGGACATCGCGGGACAGGCGGCGGGAGCGGCGGCGCATGCGCTGACCGGCGGGGCGATCGACCCGTTCGTGTTCCGGCTCGCCATCTTCGTGCTGGCGGTGTTCGTGGGCTACTACGTGGTGTGGTCGGTGACGCCGGCGCTGCACACGCCGCTGATGAGCGTGACCAACGCGATCTCCTCGGTGATCGTGGTGGGGGCGCTGCTGGCGGTGGGCGTGGACACGGTGGCCGAGGGCACCGAATGGGCGCGGGGCTTCGGCTTCATCGGGCTGGTTCTGGCCAGCGTGAACATCTTCGGCGGGTTCCTGGTGACCAGCCGGATGCTCGCCATGTACTCGAAGAAGAAGTGA
- a CDS encoding Re/Si-specific NAD(P)(+) transhydrogenase subunit alpha, with amino-acid sequence MRLAIVKEDLSVEPRVAGSPDTVKRYIGLGAEVFVSSGAGVASGIGDSEYEGAGARVVADNAAAVAGADIVLGVRRPAAAALKGVNPGALAIAIMDPHGHESELEALAKAGVSSFAMELMPRITRAQVMDVLSSQANLAGYRAVVDAAAEFGRAFPMMMTAAGTVPAARVFVMGAGVAGLQAIATARRLGAVVSATDVRPASKEQVESLGAKFIAVEDEEFKQAETAGGYAKAMSAEYQAKQAALTATHIAKQDIVITTALIPGRAAPQLVSAEMVASMKPGSVLIDLAVERGGNVEGAVPGEVVVTANGAKIVGHLNVPGRLAATASQLYAKNLYAFVETLVDKATKSLSVKWDDELVKATLLTRDGVVVHPSFKPADAA; translated from the coding sequence ATGCGTTTGGCAATTGTGAAGGAAGACCTGTCCGTCGAACCGCGCGTCGCGGGCTCGCCGGACACGGTAAAGCGCTACATTGGATTGGGCGCGGAGGTTTTTGTCTCGTCGGGTGCGGGAGTTGCGTCCGGGATCGGGGATTCGGAGTATGAGGGCGCGGGGGCGCGGGTGGTGGCGGACAACGCGGCTGCGGTCGCGGGTGCGGACATCGTGCTCGGGGTGCGCCGTCCTGCGGCGGCGGCGCTGAAGGGGGTCAATCCCGGGGCGCTGGCGATCGCCATCATGGACCCGCACGGGCACGAGAGCGAGCTCGAGGCGCTGGCCAAGGCGGGGGTGTCGAGCTTCGCGATGGAGCTGATGCCGCGCATCACAAGGGCGCAGGTGATGGACGTGCTGTCCTCCCAGGCGAACCTCGCCGGTTATCGCGCGGTGGTGGACGCGGCCGCCGAGTTCGGCCGGGCCTTCCCGATGATGATGACGGCGGCGGGCACGGTGCCGGCGGCGCGGGTGTTCGTGATGGGGGCGGGCGTGGCCGGCCTGCAGGCGATCGCCACGGCGCGCCGGCTGGGGGCGGTGGTCTCGGCCACCGATGTGCGCCCGGCCTCGAAGGAGCAGGTGGAGTCTCTCGGCGCCAAGTTCATCGCGGTCGAGGACGAGGAGTTCAAGCAGGCCGAGACGGCGGGCGGCTACGCCAAGGCGATGTCGGCGGAGTACCAGGCCAAGCAGGCGGCGCTGACGGCGACGCACATCGCCAAGCAGGACATCGTCATCACCACGGCGCTGATCCCGGGCCGGGCGGCGCCGCAGCTGGTGAGCGCGGAGATGGTGGCGTCGATGAAGCCGGGCTCGGTGCTGATCGACCTGGCGGTGGAGCGCGGCGGCAATGTCGAGGGCGCGGTCCCCGGCGAGGTGGTGGTGACGGCGAACGGCGCGAAGATCGTCGGGCACCTGAACGTGCCGGGCCGTCTGGCGGCCACGGCCTCGCAGCTCTACGCCAAGAACCTGTACGCCTTCGTGGAGACGCTGGTGGACAAGGCGACGAAGAGCCTTTCGGTGAAGTGGGACGACGAGCTTGTGAAGGCGACGCTGCTGACCCGGGACGGGGTCGTGGTGCACCCGTCCTTCAAGCCGGCGGACGCGGCGTGA
- the pyc gene encoding pyruvate carboxylase, producing the protein MTRKIRKLLVANRSEIAIRVFRAATELGITTVAIYAEEDKLSLHRFKADEAYLVGRGPWLAKPLGPIDAYLSIEEVIRVAREAKVDAIHPGYGFLSESPEFAEACAQAGIIFIGPTPQTMRTLGNKVAARNLAISVGVPVMPATEPLPDDSAVVLEAARAVGYPVMLKASWGGGGRGMRPIESEDKLLDAVMTAKREAKAAFGKDEVYLEKLVRRARHVEVQILGDTHGNLVHVFERDCSIQRRNQKVIERAPAPYVDEATRKGLTDAALAIGRATDYIGAGTVEFLMDADTGAYYFIEVNPRIQVEHTVTEVVTGLDLIKAQIKILEGGHIGSLAETGIPPQEEIRLNGHAMQCRITTEDPENNFIPDYGRITAYRGAMGFGIRVDGGTAYSGAVVTRFYDPMLEKVTAWAPTSEEVISRMYRALREYRIRGVATNLPFLENVLTHPDFTACRYTTRFIDTTPELFDFGGRRDRATKLLAWIADVTVNGHPEVKGRARPSATARVPEPPAFLNEPAPGTRQLLDQLGPKGFADWMLAQKRVLVTDTTMRDAHQSLLATRMRGYDIARVADSYARGLPGLLSLECWGGAAFDVSMRFLSEDPWEGLAKIRESVPNILTQTLVRGANGVGYANYPDNVVRFFIRQAADAGMDIFRVFDCLNWIENMRVSIDEALKTGKLVEGAICYAGDLLDPDRSKYNLKYYVAMAKELEKTGVHVLGLKDMGGLVKPAAAKVLFKALKEEVGLPIHFHTHDTSGVAGASVLAAVEAGVDAVDLAMDAMSGMTSQPCLGSIVEALRGSERDTGLDPEAIRRISFYWEGVRAQYAAFESDLKGPASEVYLHEMPGGQFTNLKEQARSMGLESRWHEVAKAYRDANDLFGDIIKVTPSSKVVGDLALMMVSQGLSAADVLDPKRDVAFPASAVAMLHGEYGQPLGGWPPALQAKALKGEPPITVRYGSLLEDADLEAERGEVSKLLGRAATDRELASYLMYPKVFTDFAPVVAKFGPVSALPTPVFFYGMKPGDETTIEIERGKALMVRLTALGDTRDDGLVEVFFELNGQPRMILVADRDAVPKVAGRRKAEEGNEFHVAAPMPGTISSLGVVSGQVVKAGDVLLTIEAMKMETAIHAPREGTVQEILVSPGNSIDAKDLLVVLEA; encoded by the coding sequence ATGACGCGCAAGATCAGGAAACTCCTCGTCGCCAACCGATCCGAAATCGCGATCCGCGTGTTCCGCGCCGCGACCGAGCTCGGCATCACCACGGTCGCCATCTATGCGGAGGAGGACAAGCTCTCCCTTCACCGCTTCAAGGCGGACGAGGCCTATTTGGTCGGCCGCGGCCCATGGCTTGCGAAGCCGCTCGGGCCCATCGACGCCTATCTCTCCATCGAGGAGGTGATCCGCGTCGCCAGGGAAGCGAAGGTCGACGCCATCCATCCCGGCTACGGCTTCCTCTCCGAGAGCCCGGAATTCGCCGAAGCCTGCGCACAGGCCGGGATCATCTTCATCGGCCCGACGCCGCAGACCATGCGCACGCTCGGCAACAAGGTGGCGGCGCGCAATCTTGCCATCTCGGTCGGCGTGCCCGTCATGCCGGCGACCGAGCCGCTGCCGGACGATTCCGCCGTGGTGCTGGAGGCGGCCCGCGCGGTCGGCTACCCGGTCATGCTCAAGGCAAGCTGGGGTGGCGGCGGTCGCGGCATGCGCCCGATCGAAAGCGAGGACAAGCTGCTCGACGCCGTGATGACGGCCAAGCGCGAGGCCAAGGCCGCATTCGGCAAGGACGAGGTGTATCTGGAGAAGCTGGTGCGCCGCGCCCGGCACGTCGAGGTGCAGATCCTCGGCGACACCCATGGCAACCTCGTGCACGTGTTCGAGCGCGACTGCTCGATCCAGCGCCGCAACCAGAAGGTCATCGAGCGCGCCCCGGCGCCTTACGTCGACGAAGCCACCCGCAAGGGGCTGACCGACGCCGCGCTCGCCATCGGCCGGGCGACCGACTACATCGGCGCCGGCACGGTCGAGTTCCTGATGGATGCCGACACCGGCGCCTACTATTTCATCGAGGTCAATCCGCGCATCCAGGTCGAGCACACGGTGACGGAGGTCGTCACCGGCCTCGATCTCATCAAGGCGCAGATCAAGATCCTCGAGGGCGGCCATATCGGCAGCCTGGCCGAGACCGGCATTCCTCCGCAGGAGGAGATCCGCCTCAACGGCCACGCCATGCAGTGCCGGATCACCACCGAGGACCCGGAAAACAACTTCATCCCGGATTATGGCCGCATCACCGCCTATCGCGGCGCCATGGGCTTCGGCATCCGCGTCGACGGCGGCACCGCCTATTCCGGCGCCGTGGTGACGCGTTTCTACGACCCGATGCTGGAGAAGGTGACGGCCTGGGCGCCGACCAGCGAGGAGGTCATCTCCCGCATGTACCGCGCGCTGCGCGAGTACCGCATCCGCGGCGTGGCGACCAATCTGCCCTTCCTCGAAAACGTGCTGACGCACCCGGACTTCACCGCCTGCCGCTACACGACGCGCTTCATCGACACCACGCCGGAGCTGTTCGACTTCGGCGGCCGCCGCGACCGCGCCACCAAGCTGCTGGCCTGGATCGCCGATGTGACGGTGAACGGCCACCCCGAGGTGAAGGGCCGCGCCCGGCCCTCGGCCACCGCGCGCGTGCCCGAGCCGCCCGCCTTCCTCAACGAGCCGGCGCCCGGCACGCGCCAGCTTCTCGACCAGCTCGGCCCCAAGGGCTTCGCCGACTGGATGCTGGCGCAGAAGCGCGTGCTCGTCACCGACACGACGATGCGCGACGCCCACCAGTCGCTGCTCGCCACCCGCATGCGCGGCTACGACATCGCCCGCGTGGCCGATTCCTATGCGCGCGGCCTGCCGGGCCTGCTGTCGCTCGAATGCTGGGGCGGCGCGGCCTTCGACGTCTCCATGCGCTTCCTCTCCGAGGACCCGTGGGAGGGGCTGGCGAAGATCCGCGAGAGCGTGCCCAACATCCTGACGCAGACGCTGGTGCGCGGCGCCAACGGCGTCGGCTACGCCAATTATCCCGACAATGTGGTGCGCTTCTTCATCCGCCAGGCGGCGGATGCCGGCATGGACATCTTCCGCGTCTTCGACTGCCTCAACTGGATCGAGAACATGCGCGTCTCGATCGACGAGGCGCTGAAGACCGGCAAGCTGGTCGAGGGCGCCATCTGCTATGCCGGCGACCTGCTCGACCCGGACCGCTCGAAGTACAACCTCAAATACTATGTCGCGATGGCGAAGGAGCTGGAGAAGACCGGCGTCCACGTCCTCGGGCTCAAGGACATGGGCGGCCTCGTCAAGCCGGCCGCGGCCAAGGTGCTGTTCAAGGCGCTGAAGGAGGAGGTCGGGCTGCCGATCCACTTCCACACCCACGACACGTCGGGCGTCGCCGGCGCCTCGGTGCTGGCGGCGGTGGAGGCGGGGGTCGACGCGGTCGACCTCGCCATGGACGCGATGAGCGGCATGACCTCGCAGCCGTGCCTCGGCTCCATCGTAGAGGCGCTGCGCGGCTCCGAGCGCGACACCGGGCTCGACCCGGAGGCGATCCGGCGCATCTCCTTCTACTGGGAAGGCGTGCGGGCGCAGTACGCCGCCTTCGAGAGCGATCTCAAGGGGCCGGCCTCCGAAGTCTATCTGCACGAGATGCCGGGCGGCCAGTTCACCAATCTCAAGGAGCAGGCGCGCTCCATGGGGCTGGAGAGCCGCTGGCACGAGGTGGCCAAGGCCTATCGCGACGCCAACGACCTGTTCGGCGACATCATCAAGGTCACGCCCTCCTCCAAGGTGGTGGGCGACCTCGCGCTGATGATGGTCAGCCAGGGACTTTCCGCCGCCGATGTGCTCGATCCCAAGCGCGACGTCGCCTTCCCGGCCTCGGCGGTGGCGATGCTGCATGGCGAGTACGGGCAGCCCTTGGGTGGCTGGCCGCCGGCGCTGCAGGCGAAGGCGCTCAAGGGCGAGCCGCCGATCACCGTGCGCTACGGCTCGCTGCTGGAGGATGCCGACCTCGAGGCCGAGCGCGGCGAGGTGTCGAAGCTGCTCGGCCGCGCCGCCACCGACCGCGAGCTGGCCTCCTATCTGATGTACCCGAAGGTGTTCACCGACTTCGCCCCCGTGGTGGCGAAGTTCGGGCCGGTCTCGGCGCTGCCGACGCCGGTGTTCTTCTACGGCATGAAGCCGGGCGACGAGACCACCATCGAGATCGAGCGCGGCAAGGCGCTGATGGTGCGCCTGACCGCGCTGGGCGACACGCGCGACGACGGCCTCGTCGAGGTGTTCTTCGAGCTGAACGGCCAGCCGCGCATGATCCTGGTGGCCGACCGCGACGCGGTGCCGAAGGTCGCCGGCCGGCGCAAGGCCGAAGAAGGCAACGAGTTCCACGTCGCGGCGCCGATGCCCGGCACCATCTCCTCGCTCGGCGTGGTCAGCGGGCAGGTCGTCAAGGCCGGCGACGTGCTGCTGACCATCGAGGCGATGAAGATGGAGACCGCCATCCACGCGCCGCGCGAGGGCACCGTGCAGGAAATCCTGGTCTCGCCCGGCAACTCCATCGACGCGAAGGATCTGCTTGTCGTGCTGGAGGCGTGA
- the pyk gene encoding pyruvate kinase: MVSRRERATKIVATLGPASSSPDMIKALYEAGVDVFRLNFSHGTQENHGRVLGSVRALEKDVGRPIGVLADLQGPKLRLGRFVDGFINLTPGTTLRFDTDSTPGDEKRVSIPHPEILEALHEGSTVLLDDGKVRVRVVKKGAGFIEAEVVAGTKLSNNKGFNVPDVLLPVSALTDKDRADLFFALDLGVEWIALSFVQRPEDVIEAKELIQGRAQINLKLEKPLAVEHLTRLTELSDSIMVARGDLGVELSLPEIPALQKRVIRESRRLGKPVIVATQMLESMISAPVPTRAEVSDVATAVYDGADAVMLSAESAAGQYPVEAVAMMDQIIKQVERDEGYRAIIESQRPDAGHSVADAVTQAAYHAALSIDAAAIVTYTLSGTTTLHAARERPRIPIIGIASQLSTARRLVMSYGVHVVHAPEEIHTFGEMAAKATQVTVEHGFAKEGDKIAITAGVPFATPGTTNVLRLVTIDKSMAARKPQGEDKTDTLRPRAAAKSAGGDAVRSAPVDDKAE, translated from the coding sequence ATGGTGAGCAGGCGTGAACGCGCGACCAAGATCGTGGCGACGCTGGGTCCGGCATCTTCGAGCCCGGACATGATCAAGGCCCTTTACGAGGCCGGGGTCGATGTGTTCCGGCTGAATTTCAGCCATGGCACGCAGGAGAACCATGGCCGCGTGCTCGGCTCGGTACGGGCGCTCGAAAAGGACGTCGGCCGCCCGATCGGCGTGCTGGCCGACCTGCAGGGGCCGAAGCTGCGCCTTGGCCGTTTCGTCGACGGCTTCATCAACCTGACCCCGGGCACCACGCTGCGCTTCGACACCGACAGCACGCCGGGCGACGAGAAGCGCGTGTCGATCCCGCATCCCGAGATTCTGGAAGCCCTGCATGAGGGCTCCACCGTGCTGCTGGACGACGGCAAGGTGCGCGTGCGCGTCGTCAAGAAGGGCGCCGGCTTCATCGAGGCCGAGGTCGTCGCCGGCACCAAGCTGTCCAACAACAAGGGCTTCAACGTCCCCGACGTGCTGCTGCCGGTCTCGGCGCTCACCGACAAGGACCGCGCCGACCTGTTCTTCGCCCTCGACCTCGGCGTCGAGTGGATCGCGCTCTCCTTCGTGCAGCGCCCCGAAGACGTGATCGAGGCCAAGGAGCTGATCCAGGGCCGCGCCCAGATCAACCTGAAGCTGGAGAAGCCGCTCGCGGTCGAGCACCTCACCCGCCTCACCGAGCTGTCCGACAGCATCATGGTGGCGCGCGGCGATCTCGGCGTCGAGCTGTCGCTGCCGGAAATCCCGGCGCTGCAGAAGCGCGTCATCCGCGAATCCCGCCGCCTCGGCAAGCCGGTGATCGTGGCGACGCAGATGCTGGAATCGATGATCAGCGCCCCGGTGCCGACCCGCGCCGAGGTGTCCGACGTCGCCACCGCCGTCTATGACGGCGCCGACGCGGTGATGCTCTCGGCCGAAAGCGCGGCCGGCCAGTATCCCGTCGAGGCCGTGGCGATGATGGACCAGATCATCAAGCAGGTGGAGCGCGACGAAGGCTACCGCGCGATCATCGAATCGCAGCGCCCCGACGCCGGCCACTCGGTCGCCGACGCGGTGACGCAGGCCGCCTATCACGCCGCCCTGTCGATCGACGCCGCCGCCATCGTCACCTACACGCTGTCGGGCACCACGACGCTGCACGCCGCGCGCGAGCGCCCGCGCATTCCGATCATCGGCATTGCCAGCCAGCTTTCCACCGCCCGCCGCCTGGTGATGTCCTACGGCGTGCACGTGGTGCATGCGCCCGAGGAGATCCACACCTTCGGCGAGATGGCGGCCAAGGCGACGCAGGTGACGGTGGAGCACGGCTTCGCCAAGGAAGGCGACAAGATCGCCATCACCGCGGGCGTGCCCTTCGCCACCCCCGGCACCACCAATGTTCTGCGCCTCGTGACCATCGACAAGTCGATGGCCGCCCGCAAGCCGCAGGGCGAGGACAAGACCGACACGCTGCGCCCGCGCGCGGCGGCCAAGAGCGCCGGCGGCGATGCCGTCCGCTCGGCGCCGGTCGACGACAAGGCGGAGTGA